ctctttttttttttttttttttttatctggACTAAAGTTTAATTAATAAATGCAGGATTCTCGCTTTTCCTATCACTAATGATAGACAGACTACATCATTACATAAGAGAACTTCGAATACTCAGAAAAACCATGGAAGCCGCAAAGAAACAAAACCGAGCAGCAGAAGAAACCAAGAACAAAGGTGCAGACGATGTCAAAGTCCTAAACGATGAATTATTTAAATTGAAGTCACAAATTAAAAAACTCGAATCTGAACATGAATTAAAGGAAAAAGATATCAAATCCGCAGAAGCTAATTCACTCGCTCTCAAGAACCAATCAGAAGGGTTTCTTCTTGAATATGATCGTTTGTTAGCCGAAAACCAGAATCTTAGAGATCAATTGCGGGCAATTGATGAAAGTGCATCATATTCTAGTGGAAAGAAGAATATGTGAGGtaagaaaataaataataacCCTTGTTGAAAATGAAGAATTTAGTATTTGACATCTTTTTATCATGGGTATTTTGGTAAATTTCCGGCTTTATATATGTATTCTAAAAGAACTATAGTCTCAATGTTGCAATCTGTTTCTCCTTTTTTTTGTTTACTCATTCCTTTTATACAAGAGTCTCAACACAAGTACAAGACTTATAAATTTCCGTATGATTACTATCATAAGCTTAAGTTGATAGGCTCATTTGTTCTTAAATactattattttctttttgaaatccCAAAAAAGTAACACTTCCAAAGGGTGCAGAGCACGAATCGAATCATGGTATAACATGACAATAGAATAATTAGGTTTTCGGTTGAGACTCTTTCTTTGAACGGTTGTGTTTGAGTTGATCTGTTAATGAATCATGTTTAGCCTTCCGATCTCCTAGTTAAAACATAGAATAAAGATTGCATAACGTCAACTCGTTTAACCTATTTGCAATCCGTAAACCCTTTGTTTTGTCTGTTCACTACATGATTACAAGCTATATACAAGTCATCAACATGTTTGTTCGGTGGTTCTGTTTATAAATGGGTTACATTACATGGATCATGTTTAGGTTATAAGATTTTAAGTTTGTTGGAATATTGGATTATGTTTGATGCATTTGACACGAATAAATATACGAGGTGTTTGAATTCATTAGTTTTAGGATACAGTTAACTTCAGCACATGGAAAAACGACCTTTTTCGTAAGCTATACGAtaaaaacaatttctttttgggAACTAGAAATTTCATTAAAACAATTAGCAAGACGCTAGAACCAAACAACAAAGCAATTGCAACAAAAAGTTACACCAATCTTTCCATGTCAAGACTTGGTGGGGATCTATTTTTTATCCAAAGATAGCCAAGTGATTTCACATCTCACACCACTTTGGAGATTAGGGCCTTGTTGGAAAAAATGAAATCATTTCTTGCCTTTCAAATAAACCAAAAAATATGAGAATAAAAACTGTGAGAATAACCCTATGAAAGACTTTATTCTTCCGCTGACCCAAATTAACATGCTTGTGTAACAAAAGTAGATCACGCGCCGAGAAAGCGAAAATAGAAGGAACTTCACACTACTTACTAATGCAATGCCAAACCATCGACGCAAAATAGCAAGAGGTAAGAAGGTGGTCACTAGACTCATCTACCTCGTCATACAATCtacaagccaccaatcacatgtTAATTTTTCTCACTTAAAGCTAAAAGAGTCGAGATTAGATCCATTTCAGCTTTCCACATAAAAATATTGACCTTCGAAACTCACCCGTTCCAATCTACAATAAACTGGAGCAAAACCTGAAGCATTGAACAAAATTCTTTTTGTGGAAACGAACCGTCAACCTCATTGACCAGACCCAACGGTCCGGTTGTTGGGCTATAGCGACCCGTTGAAGTAGGATCAAACAGTCGCCAAACTCAACACTTACAACATGATTAAGAATGAACCTCTTTCACCTCCATATCCAATTGATATTTTGATCATCTTTTTGACAGCAATCTTCTACCTAGACACATTTATCTTTCTCCAACATGAAAGTATTAGGATAAAAATCTTTAAGAGGTGTATTGGTTACCCACAAGTCAATCCAAAAACGGATGTTATCAACATAGTGACCTCTCCTTTGATAAGGCTAACCAATTTAAGGTTGGATTTGACAATTGATTTCGAACTTAGCTATAGAATTCCAAGTACCCGACAGATTCCTCGCATGAGGAACAATGGGCCAAACTCTACTAGACCCATGGATGGACAACACAACTCTCCTCCTTAGGGCTTTAGGTTCGTTTTTAAACCTCCAACACCACTTTGACATAAGAGTCGTGTTAGCATCTCGAAGAGGGGTGGGACCCAAACCGCCCACCTCAAATGGCATAGAGACCCTCTCCTAACTCACCCAACACATCTTTTTTTTTATCCTCATCACTACCCCAATAGAAATCTCGTCTCTTCGCCTCGAGTCCGTCAATAATATTACACAGTGCTTTAAATAGTAGAAGGAATTAAGTGGGAAGAGTTTCGATGAGTGCTTTCAACAATGTAAGCCTCTCACCAACCGACAGATGAGAAGATTTCCACATAGATGGTCTTTTATCAAACATATCCGACACCGAATCCCAATGATCAACCCGATTCATGTTAGCACCCACTATAAGACCAAGATAAGTGAAAGGGAGAGAACCCGGGTTACATCTAATAGAGTTTGCAAAAGATATTACCTCCTTATCAACTCCCACACCATAAAGATTGGATTTGGAATAGTTAATTTGTAAGCCTACACAGCAAACGAAAACATCTAAGAATACGAGTCATATCTAAGACATTGAACAGAGACCATTCTCCAATTAAAAGAGCATCATCAGCGAACAACGAATGGGAGATTAACAGTCCATTATTCGAAGATTTAAACCCGTGAAGGAGACGCATCCATAGCCTTATTTAGCATGGAAGGAAAAGCTTCCATACCAATAAAAATAAGAATGGCGACAAAGTATCACCTTGTCTCATCCCTCTTTGAAACTGGAATTCACACGAAGGAAAGCCATGAATAAGAACCGACAATCTGGCCAAAGACAAGAGAGCCATAACCCATCTCCTCTACTTAGCCGGAAAATTCATTTGTTCTTGAATCGATCCAAGAAAACCACATTAATAAAAACAAGTTTCCCTTAACGCTCTCgtcataaaaaaaaaataatattcttTTTGACATATTTGGGTTTTTATTTACTAAACTAAAATATGTATGTACTACTAACATGGTAAATTTGATTTATTAATATAGAAAAAACTAAAataagtttttataaaaatacgCCGTTCAAAAAAAACTACTAATTTGAAATATATTAATATGGAAAATTACTAGTTTCTACATTTATATTTACATATACTACAAAACAAATGTGGGGTAATGGTATGCCAGTAGGGGTGTGCAATAACCGAATCGTTAAttgaaaccgaaccgaaaaccgataaaaccgaaccgaaattaaccgaaatcGAATTAACCGAAAGTTGGTTAATGGATCTTTTTTTACCAtcggttaaccgaaattaaccaaaccgaaccatttatttttttatatatttttagcttttatacctctatttcatgtatttaatgttttatactttcatttcatgtaataatacctctatttcatttatttatgtcttcatttcatttatttataccttcatttcatttatttaaacattaggttataacccggaaattttccgggtaggaaaatttaatttacaacaaataaaagtataaaaataacacttttaacATCTAAAGTATCATCTTTCCATTTTCTCCACGAAAAATTTTTAGTTTGGTTTCTTAAATTTTTTCTTGAGTGAAttgcaaattttgtcctttatctttataccattttgcaggcggtgtcctttatctttaaaattgacgagttttgtactttaggttttaaaatcctgcacgttatgtcctttgagccaaactcagttatttttttctgttaaatctgaTCACTCAAGGgcaatttagtctttttaccaaTTACTTTAAAacatgttaataaataaaacaaaaacaaatttaaaaataatacaatatatgtatatacatttatatataaagAAACAACACCCTCTctctagctctctctctctctacctctCTCCAGCCACCACCAACAACCAcctccgaccaccaccaccacctcaacCACCTCCGATCCCCTCTACTTCTCTCAACCGTTGCTgccaaccatcaccaccacccactaACCAAATCATCTCATTTGAACAAATAAAAAATCCCCAAATCCCCAATCTTTTATTCCCACTCCAAGGTTCCGGTAACAGGGGCACGACTCAAATCGGTAGCGGGCTTAACCGGATCGCTAAGGATGTGGGTTGGTTTGGGTGTGTAGTAACACGAGACACTACAGAGGAGAGATTAGAACATACCTGATTAAAGGCAACAGCCGGTTGGATATCCGACGACGAGAGGTAGGGGTGGGCGGTGGTCAGGGCGGCGAGAAGGGTTTCCGGTATTGGAGGTGATTTGAAGGCGGAGAAGTTGGGCTACGGAGTAGGCGGTGGTCGACGGCCGATTCCGGTGCGGATGAGGGTGCACCGGCGGCTGTTGTTCAGGGTGGTGAAGAAGGCTGAGGGTGATGGTGATGACAGGCGGCGGTTGAAGAAGACGATGGAGGGTTTAGGGTCCGGCGCCGGCGGTTCCGTGTGGTGAGGGTGGCGGGTCGAGCAACCGGAGACGGGGTGACTCGGCGGAGATGGAGGGTTGGAGAAGTGTGGTGTCGGTACGATGAAGGAGGTGCTGTGGTGTCGATGGGGGTAGAAGATGGCCATTTTTTAGGGCTTGCTGAATTGAAGACTGCAGAGGTTTTTTgagagagagaaaagagagagaagatgagagagagagagtgagatttgtttaattaaatattattatttatttttacaaaGTAGTCCTTGTATATAACTTTTTTACACAATAACCCCTGAAAAGGTGAAAAGACAAggataccctcatgtgcaaggcacatgacaataattaactgaaaaaactaactaggttaagcctaaaggacataacgtgcaggattttaaaacctaaagtacaaaactcgtcaattttaaagataaaggacaccgcctgcaaaagggtataaagataaaggacaaaatttgcaattcactcttttttcttgttgtaaagagccataaaaacatacaaaagcaagaatgtatattaatcatgtatatttttttagtatagcagattatttttttttaaatttgtataCACGTATAGACAATACCTCACTGTCACTCTACACTCTAAATCAAACTATTTTGACCCGACTCATACCTATTCCCAACCTTGCCCCACCCATATCagctacaacaaaaaaaaaatacatgtttGGATTCTTATATTATGATACAATGACACCTACATCAGctacaacaaaaaacaaaaccaacTAACACTAATATATAAACATGGAAAAAAGTAAACTACAAATCCAATCCAGATGGCTCAGttcgttaaaaaaaataatccgTGAAACCTTAATATACATTACTCAATGGAAAATACATGAAAATCTGTTGGTGGAGGTAAGATAGTTGGTGGCTATATAAGTTAAAGATCTAAATTCTATATAATCCCTTCCATCTATAATATGAAGTATATAAATCAAATAATGTATTCAACACGTGAACACATATGCAACCATCAACTAATTAAATGAGCAGTTGAGCAACTTCGAAGGTCATTAACCAGTAAAACCCACAATGACATTAAAGTTATAGTTTTCAATCATTTTTTTCTTATGTAGACATTTAATTTAAAATCTATCTAAGATTGTGACTCGCTCGGTTCTCGATCATAATCTGCAGAAGAACAAACAATATcaacattcaaaaacaaaaaagatTCAATTAATCCAACAAATC
This is a stretch of genomic DNA from Helianthus annuus cultivar XRQ/B chromosome 16, HanXRQr2.0-SUNRISE, whole genome shotgun sequence. It encodes these proteins:
- the LOC110915258 gene encoding B-cell receptor-associated protein 31 — protein: MIYLFFGVLFIEMLTILLLLFKTPLRKLLIIGLDRAKRGRAPLVVKSVGATVFVIMMYNVYSVTEIQSRPADVINPTDQILLAYHMLEASLMGFSLFLSLMIDRLHHYIRELRILRKTMEAAKKQNRAAEETKNKGADDVKVLNDELFKLKSQIKKLESEHELKEKDIKSAEANSLALKNQSEGFLLEYDRLLAENQNLRDQLRAIDESASYSSGKKNM